GCGAGGAACTCGGCGTTGCCCGTCTGCGTGCCGAACAGCACGTCGATCGTCGTCGTCGGGGCACCACCGGCCGCACGCTTGCCCGCGGCGGCGATGCCCGCGATGAAGCCCGCCAGCCAGGACTCCTGCGCTGCGGAGAACGGGGCGTCGACCGGGATCAGCTGCCCGGTGGGCGGGAGCGTGGTCATGCCGACACCGCCTCGGTCGGGGCCTGCGGGGCGCGGCCGGCGATGTCCTCGAGCGCGGCGTTCGCGAGCAGCTCGTCGAAGCGGGCAGCCCGGACGCGTCCGGCGTTCTTGGCGTTCTGGTGCATGATCCACCCCGTGGTGCCCGGCATGTCCGTGCTCCGGTTGTTCCGCTGCGCGAGCGCACGCTTCGAGTCGTCGAGCCGCTTCACGGCGATGAGGGTCGCGAGCTCGTCGTCGGCGAACCGGTCGAACGTCCCGCGCAGGTACTTCACGACGCGCTGCTTGACCTGGAAGTCCTCGGTCAGGATGAGGTTCTTCACGGCCTCGGTCACGCGCGGGTCGGACGCACCGGCGCCCGGTACCCGCTCCTGCGCGACGTCCTGGGCGACCCCGAGCACGGTGTACGACGAGAGCAGCGAGAACATGTCCTCGCCCTGGTCGCCGAGCGCCGGGGCACGACCGTCGAGCACGGTGCGCTGGTCGCGGTAGTCGACCTTGAACGCGCGGAGCTTGTCGGTCGCCACGGAGTTCGCGAGCTCGTCGAGGAGCTCCGGACGGGTCGCGGCGGCGAGGATCTCGTCGGCGTCCTGGCTGAGCAGGAGCGCGCGGGGCATGCCGACGTACACGTGCGCACGGGTGGTCTCCCACTCGTCGAGCAGCCGCGCGGCCAGCGGTGAGCCCGTGGCCTCGAGGTGCCACTCGAGCAGGAGCTTCGCAGCGGCCTCGTGGAACGCACCGCGCTCGGTCTCGGTGACGGGGAACACGAGGAGCGAGTCGGTGCTCGCCCGCTCGGTCACCGCGCCCGACGGGTCGTACTGGTACAGGAAGCCGCCGGACATGCCGTTGCCGAGCCCCTTGCCGTACGCACCGAGGTTGAACACGGCACCGCCGGTCATGTACTCGCAGCCGAAGTCGCCGACGCCCTCGACGACCGCGGTCGCGCCGGAGTTGCGGACGGCGAAGCGGTCGCCCGCCTCACCCTCGACGAACGTGCGGCCACCCGTGGCGCCGAACAGGGCGAAGTTGCCGACGAGGACGTTCCCGCCGCGCTCGACGCTGCCGCCGCCGGGCGCCCGGACGACGATCCGACCACCGGACTGGCTCTTGCCGACGCCGTCGTTCGCGGTGCCGACGTGCTCGAGCGTCGTGCCGTCGTTCGTGAAGACGCCGTAGGACTGCCCCGCGGACCCGCTCGTGCGGATCGTCAGGGCACCGTCGACGAGGCGTCGGCGACCGCGGTCGTCGGTGGTGATCGCGGGGTGCGCCGACAGGTCGACGCCGCGCAGCTCGTGGTTGAGGATGCGCTCGACGTCGATGCCGAGCTGCCCGCCGACGGACTTGTCGGCGTTGCCCAACGCGATGCCGTCCACGGTCAGGGCGTGGTCGTGGCCGTCGATGAGCGCTGCACGCACCTGCTCGATGAGGGAGTCGTCGGTCCGGAAGCCCTTCTCGAGGTACTCCGGGTCCGTGACGACCTTCTCCGGCACCTGCGCGAGCAGGTTCCGGACGTCGAGCCGACCGACGCTCGCCGGGTGGTCGAGGAGCTGCAGCAGGTCGGTGCGCCCGCGGGCCTCGCGCAGGGAGCGCAGGCCGAGGCGGGCGAGGATCTGCCGCACGTCGTGGGCGATGTTGAGCAGGTACTGCGCGAGCGCACGCGGGTCGCCCTCGAACGCCTCGGCGTTCGTGGTGAGGCCCGCCGGGCACTTCACGTTGCAGTTCTTCGCCATGACGCAGCCGAGCATCATCAGCGCCGTCGTGCCGAACTCGAACGAGTCCCCGCCGAGCAGCGCACTCGTGACGACGTCGGAGCCGGTCTGGTGCGCACCCGAGCATCGGAGCGTGACCTTCTGGCGGAGGCCGTTCACGACGAGGGCCTGGTGGACCTCGGCCACGCCGATCTCCGCCGAACGCCCGGCGTACTTCAGGCTCGTGACCGCGGCGGCACCGGTCCCGCCGGTGTTCCCCGCGACGTTGATGACGTCCGCGCCGGCCTTCGCGACGCCGACCGCGATCGTCCCGATGCCCTCCGAGGACACGAGCTTCACGATCACCCGGACCCGGGCGGCCTTGCAGTCGTGGATGAGCTGCGCGAGGTCCTCGATCGAGTACGTGTCGTGGTGCGGCGGCGGCGAGATGAGCTCGACGCCGGGCGTGCCACCCCGGGCCGCGGCGATGTCCACCGTGACCTTCGGTGCGGGGAGCTGCCCGCCCTCGCCGGGCTTGGCGCCCTGGCCGATCTTGATCTCGAGTTCCTCGAGCATCGGGTCGGCGAGGTAGCCCGCCCAGATGCCGAACCGACCGGACGCGAACTGCTTGATGCGCGAGCCGCGGATCGTGCCGTAGCGGGAGTGGTGCTCGCCGCCCTCGCCCGAGTTCGACATCCCGCCGACCATGTTCGTGCCGTGCGCAACCGCCTCGTGCGCGGTGGCGACGAGCGCACCGTGGCTCATCGCGCCGGACGCGAGTGTGCGGGTGATCTCGTGCGCCGGCTGGACCTCGGCCACGTCGACGCTCGCCGGGGCCTGCTGGAGGAGTCCGAGCAGGTCGGCGGCTGCGCCGGTGGCGCGCAGCGTCACCTGGTCGTCGGCGACGGCGTCGACGTCGACCAGGCCGGGGTGCAGGAGGGCGAGCCCGTCCGCGAGTGCCTGGTGGCGGAGCGCACCCGTCGACCCGGTCGAGGTGAGCTGCAGGCGGAAGCGCGTCGTGCCTCCCGGCAGTCCCGCGGCGTCGTCACGCGAGCCGGCGAGGCCGCGCACCGTGATGCTGGCGTTCCCGCGCGTCGCGAAGCGGCCGAGCTCGCGGGCGAAGTCCTCCGCCTCGTCGATGCCCGTGACGTCCGCGGGGAGCGCGAGCACGTCCCGGAGTGCCGCGGGGCGACGCGACCGCTCGTCGTGCGTGGTCTGCAGGAACGACACGTAGCCGGGCGTGACCCGGTGCGCGTCGATCTCGGCGTCGCTCAGCCGGTCGTACCCGGTGTTCCGGTACGCGGCGTCCGTGATGCCGAACGAGTCGTCGAGCTGCCCGAGCGTGAGCAGCCGGAGCGCGTCGGAGTCGCCGGAGCGCTCGAACGCGGGACGCTCCTCGGTCATGCCGCCGAAGCCGCGGACGCTCGCGACGCCGAACGAGTGTCCGGCGCCGTCCGAGCGCTCCTTGAAGAGGCCGAGCAGCGGCACCTGGCCCTCGGTCGCGACGCTCCGGGCGCGCTCGTGCCAGTCCGTCGCGGCCTGCGCGATGCGGGCGAAGCCGACACCGCCGACCGGAGCGTCCATGTGCGGGAAGACCCGGGCGAACAGGTCGTCGCCGGTGTCGAGGTAGTTCGGCTCGAAGAACTCGCCGCCGATGTAGCTCTCCGCGGTGCACAGGCCGACGCGGCCCATGGTCTTCGCGAGGGCCTTCTCGGCGGCCTTCCGGAAGCGCTTCAGGGCGAGGTCGGTCGCGGTGTACTCGCCGGCCGGGGCAGCCTCGGCGGGGTACTTCTCCTCCGCACGGAGCCGTGCCGACAGGCTGTACACAGCCGACGCCCCGAAGCCCAGGGCCGTCGCGACGTGGTGTGACGATGGCAGCTGACCGGACTCGGCGACGATCGAGACCCGCAGCCGCAGCCCGGTCTCGATGAGTCGCTGGTTGACCGCGGCCACGGCGAGGATCACGGGGAGGGCAGCATGCGTCGACGAGACACTGCGGTCGGTGAGGACCGCGATGCCGCCCGCGCGCTCGGCGAACGCGGCGACGGCGTCCGCGAGCTCCTCGGTGGCGGCGCGCACGGCGTCCGCGTTCGCCTGCTCGTCCCCGAGGACCGGTACGTAGAGCATGTCGAAGCGCTCAAGCGGCACGATGTCCTGGTCGCGGAGGCGCACCATGTCGAGGTGCCCGAGCACGGGGGACTGCACGACGAGCTGTCGGGTCGGCGTCCCGTCGCCACTGCCCGTCCCGTCGGGCTTGCTGCCCAGGGCGACGCGCATCGACATGCCGTCGGCCTCGCGGATCGAGTCGAGCGGTGGGTTCGTCACCTGTGCGAAGCGCTGCGAGAAGTACTTCGCCATGCCGCCCTCGGTGTCGCTGAGCGCGTTGATGGCGTTGCCGTAGCCCATCGCCGAGATCCGCTCCGACCCGTTCGCGAGCATCGGGTCGAGCATGAACCGGAAGCTCTCCTGGTTCAGCGAGTACGCCACGTAGCGGCCCGCGAGCGACAGGTCGCCGTCGTAGCCCAGGGTCGTCGTCCCGCGCCGGTAGTCCGGTGCCGGCAGGTCGTCGAGGTTCACGCGCGCCGCGTCGAGCAGGCTGCCGTAGTCGCGGCGGCCGGCGAGCATCCGCAGCACGTCGTCCGAGCGCATGAGCGACCCGGTGCGGTGGTCGACGACGAGCATGCCGCCCGCCTCGATCCGGCCCCGGTGCACGACGCCCTCGGGCTCGAAGGTGACCTGGCCCGCCTCGGACGCCACCATCAGGTACTCGTCGGTCTGCACCGTGCGCAGCGGGCGGAGCCCGAGCCGGTCGAGCCGAGCGCCCACGACGTCGCCGTCGCTGAAGATCACGGCGGCCGGGCCGTCGTTCTTCTCCTCGTACAGCGAGAAGTACTCGAGCATGTCCCGCACGTCGGACGACAGCGTCCGGTCGTTCTCCCACGCCGGCGGCATGAGCGACACCACGGCCTCGACGATGTCCAGGCCGTCGTCGAACACCCGGCTCTGCAGCGTCTGGTCGAGCCGGCTCGAGTCCGACTGCCCCGGCGGACGCACGATGCTCCGGGTACGGGCGCGCGCGAGCGCCTCGTCCGACAGGCGGTTCTTCCGGTCGGTGTTCAGCTCGCCGTTGTGCGCCATGAGGCGGAACGGCTGCGCCATCGTCGGGTGCGGCTCGGTGTTCGTCGAGAACCGCGTGTGGAAGTAGAGCGTCCGCACCGAGTGCCGCGGGTCCGTGAGGTCGCGGAAGTACGAGATGACCTCGCCCGAGTTCAGCCGGCCCTTGAGGATCTGGGTCCGGGCGCTGAGCGACAGCGGGTACAGGGCGGCGTGCGGGGCGTGCGCCTCGGCGGCCTGCGTGTACGAGACGCGCTCGACGGCGAGGAGCGCCCGGTTCGCCGCGGCGTCGACCTCCGAGCGCTCCCACGACGAGGGCGCACGGAACACCCACTGCACGATCGGCAGCTGGTACTGCTCGGCCTCGGGCCGGGCGACCGAGTGGTCCACCGGGACGTCGCGGACGAGCAGGAGCTCGAAGCCCTCGTGCTCGATCGCGTCGGTCACGATCTGCACGGCGGCGGTGCGCTCGGCGGCGCCGGCCGGCGTGGTGTCGCCCGGCACGAAGCAGTTCGCGACACCGAAGTGGCCGGCGCGCAGTGCCTCGCCGGTGATCGCGCTGAAGAACTCCACCGACAGGTCGATGCTCACGCCCGCGCCGTCGCCGACGCCCTCGGCGGACTTGCCGCCGCGGTGCGGGATCGAGCAGAGCGCTTCGTCGCCCTTGCGGATCACGTCGTGGGTCGGCGTGCCGTCGAGACGGGTGATGAAGCCGACGCCGCAATCGCTCGATTCGCGGGCAGGGTCGTACAGACCGAAGGAGGAGTGGTTCACGTGCGGGTCCAGTGGAGCGTGTGCCGACAGGCAGCGGACGGCCACGCTGCATCCTCGGAGCGCTCGCCGCGGGCAGGCCGTCGGGTGGTGACGGTCGGGCCCTGTGGGGTTGTGGTGCGGTGAGGTGATGCTACGGGTTGGTATACCGCCGACGCAACAGACCGGCCGGACGGGAGGCGCGACGCGGCTCCGGCAGTCGCGTCCGGCCCGGTGCGCGGGCGCTCGGGGCGCGGCGTGCGTTGCGATGCGCGGCGCGCGGGCGCGGCGCGTGGCGCGGGCGCGGCGCGTGGCGCGTGGCACGGTGCGTGGTGCGGTTAACGTTCGCACAACCGAAGGCACCTCGCGCCGCGGATCTCCGTGGTTCGAGGTGCCTTCGGTTGTGCGGCGCGCTCCGCGCCGCTCAGGCCGCGCGGTGCTCGTCGACCGGGATCGGCTCGGTGCGTGCCTCCGTGGACGCGTCCGCCGCCGGCGTGGTACCGGGGCGGATGAGCTCGGGGCGCCGACGGGAGCGGAACACCCACGCCTTGAACAACACGAACCGCACGAGCGTCGCGACGAGGTTCGCCGCAGTGAGGACCACGATCTCCGTCCCGTGCGTGGCGTCCGGGGTGGTCGCGTGCAGGACGACGAGCGACCCCGCGGTGATGGCCCATGCGATGCCGAACACGACGAGCCCCTGCACGTGGTGCATCCCGGCGCCCGCCCGGCCTCGGACCCCGAACGTGAAGCGCCGGTTGAGCGCGGTGTTGCCGATCGCGGTCAGCAGCAGCGCGGTGAAGTCGGCCGTCTGCGCCCCGATCGCCGGCCGGAACAGCGCGTAGAGCACCGCGAACGCGACCGTCGACAGGACACCGATGGCACCGAAGCGCAGGACCTGCCCGACGATCCCGACGTGCGGCGGTGTGAACGGACGGCGGCCGATCGCGTCGTAGACCGGGGCGACCGCGATGCGTCCGGTCGCGAGGCCCCGTGACACCCGCCACATCCCCTTGAGGTCCTCCGTCGCCGTCGAGGCGATGTGCACCGAGGAGTTGACGTCGTCGACCCAGTCGACCGGGACCTCGTGCACGCGGAGCCCGGCGTGCTCGGCGAGCACCAGGAGCTCCGTGTCGAAGAACCACGCGTCGTCCTCGCAGAGCGGCAGGAGGTGCTGCGCGGCCTCGCGGGTGACGGCCTTGAACCCGCACTGCGCGTCCGAGAACCCGACGCTCATCGTCGTGCGCAGCAGCAGGTTGTACGAGCGGGAGATGAACTCGCGCTTCCCGCCCCGGACCACCCGCGACGACCCCGCGAGCCGCGTGCCGATCGCCAGGTCCGAGTGTCCGGAGAGCAGCGGTGCGACGAGTGGCTCGAGCGCGGCGAGGTCGGTCGAGAGGTCCTCGTCGACGTAGACGAGCACCTGCGCCTCGGACGTGCCCCACACCGCCTTGAGTGCCCG
This is a stretch of genomic DNA from Curtobacterium sp. 458. It encodes these proteins:
- a CDS encoding glutamate synthase-related protein; the encoded protein is MNHSSFGLYDPARESSDCGVGFITRLDGTPTHDVIRKGDEALCSIPHRGGKSAEGVGDGAGVSIDLSVEFFSAITGEALRAGHFGVANCFVPGDTTPAGAAERTAAVQIVTDAIEHEGFELLLVRDVPVDHSVARPEAEQYQLPIVQWVFRAPSSWERSEVDAAANRALLAVERVSYTQAAEAHAPHAALYPLSLSARTQILKGRLNSGEVISYFRDLTDPRHSVRTLYFHTRFSTNTEPHPTMAQPFRLMAHNGELNTDRKNRLSDEALARARTRSIVRPPGQSDSSRLDQTLQSRVFDDGLDIVEAVVSLMPPAWENDRTLSSDVRDMLEYFSLYEEKNDGPAAVIFSDGDVVGARLDRLGLRPLRTVQTDEYLMVASEAGQVTFEPEGVVHRGRIEAGGMLVVDHRTGSLMRSDDVLRMLAGRRDYGSLLDAARVNLDDLPAPDYRRGTTTLGYDGDLSLAGRYVAYSLNQESFRFMLDPMLANGSERISAMGYGNAINALSDTEGGMAKYFSQRFAQVTNPPLDSIREADGMSMRVALGSKPDGTGSGDGTPTRQLVVQSPVLGHLDMVRLRDQDIVPLERFDMLYVPVLGDEQANADAVRAATEELADAVAAFAERAGGIAVLTDRSVSSTHAALPVILAVAAVNQRLIETGLRLRVSIVAESGQLPSSHHVATALGFGASAVYSLSARLRAEEKYPAEAAPAGEYTATDLALKRFRKAAEKALAKTMGRVGLCTAESYIGGEFFEPNYLDTGDDLFARVFPHMDAPVGGVGFARIAQAATDWHERARSVATEGQVPLLGLFKERSDGAGHSFGVASVRGFGGMTEERPAFERSGDSDALRLLTLGQLDDSFGITDAAYRNTGYDRLSDAEIDAHRVTPGYVSFLQTTHDERSRRPAALRDVLALPADVTGIDEAEDFARELGRFATRGNASITVRGLAGSRDDAAGLPGGTTRFRLQLTSTGSTGALRHQALADGLALLHPGLVDVDAVADDQVTLRATGAAADLLGLLQQAPASVDVAEVQPAHEITRTLASGAMSHGALVATAHEAVAHGTNMVGGMSNSGEGGEHHSRYGTIRGSRIKQFASGRFGIWAGYLADPMLEELEIKIGQGAKPGEGGQLPAPKVTVDIAAARGGTPGVELISPPPHHDTYSIEDLAQLIHDCKAARVRVIVKLVSSEGIGTIAVGVAKAGADVINVAGNTGGTGAAAVTSLKYAGRSAEIGVAEVHQALVVNGLRQKVTLRCSGAHQTGSDVVTSALLGGDSFEFGTTALMMLGCVMAKNCNVKCPAGLTTNAEAFEGDPRALAQYLLNIAHDVRQILARLGLRSLREARGRTDLLQLLDHPASVGRLDVRNLLAQVPEKVVTDPEYLEKGFRTDDSLIEQVRAALIDGHDHALTVDGIALGNADKSVGGQLGIDVERILNHELRGVDLSAHPAITTDDRGRRRLVDGALTIRTSGSAGQSYGVFTNDGTTLEHVGTANDGVGKSQSGGRIVVRAPGGGSVERGGNVLVGNFALFGATGGRTFVEGEAGDRFAVRNSGATAVVEGVGDFGCEYMTGGAVFNLGAYGKGLGNGMSGGFLYQYDPSGAVTERASTDSLLVFPVTETERGAFHEAAAKLLLEWHLEATGSPLAARLLDEWETTRAHVYVGMPRALLLSQDADEILAAATRPELLDELANSVATDKLRAFKVDYRDQRTVLDGRAPALGDQGEDMFSLLSSYTVLGVAQDVAQERVPGAGASDPRVTEAVKNLILTEDFQVKQRVVKYLRGTFDRFADDELATLIAVKRLDDSKRALAQRNNRSTDMPGTTGWIMHQNAKNAGRVRAARFDELLANAALEDIAGRAPQAPTEAVSA
- a CDS encoding bifunctional glycosyltransferase family 2/GtrA family protein produces the protein MSRLPNLIGMTETNQPLDIDIVVPCHNEQDTLAAHVRRLHTFCRTSLHHTWRITIADNASTDDTARIADDLAAMLPEVRAVHLPLKGRGRALKAVWGTSEAQVLVYVDEDLSTDLAALEPLVAPLLSGHSDLAIGTRLAGSSRVVRGGKREFISRSYNLLLRTTMSVGFSDAQCGFKAVTREAAQHLLPLCEDDAWFFDTELLVLAEHAGLRVHEVPVDWVDDVNSSVHIASTATEDLKGMWRVSRGLATGRIAVAPVYDAIGRRPFTPPHVGIVGQVLRFGAIGVLSTVAFAVLYALFRPAIGAQTADFTALLLTAIGNTALNRRFTFGVRGRAGAGMHHVQGLVVFGIAWAITAGSLVVLHATTPDATHGTEIVVLTAANLVATLVRFVLFKAWVFRSRRRPELIRPGTTPAADASTEARTEPIPVDEHRAA